The Sediminitomix flava genome includes a window with the following:
- a CDS encoding RagB/SusD family nutrient uptake outer membrane protein, which yields MKKTLCAFIGSLMLSGCSLLDIDPDNVVPSESAFDDVKYYQQALNYVYRSLADANSNMQMTDFASDDFGKAYEGYSPSNYYVFKWDYSSQPEPHIWASQYSLISKMNVLSDNYSIVPVPTEEERVQRDQIYAQAIALRAWSFFNLVQLYAPRYDGTNGQELGIPLKLKLDREYLPQSPLETVYGQIISDLEKAESIFVETSFTPLAADEEFVFGLDAVRALKARVALFMGDLEMAKESAKSFIDRSFLSKEEYEKLWKDIESSENQEVIFMTYDLSDTDEAQYLDYQEMYEFNSVSLATDLLLLFEDSDIRKYPEYINDINMPSKYRIDYQTTLDQNLNYKHFRLAEQYLIYAEAVLDTNPSEALKVVNTLREARGASLYATIDLKKIMNERRLELFSEGLRFYDLKRISERLNITVERSSGELLVPGSKLYNWDIPLVETNSNPYID from the coding sequence ATGAAAAAAACACTTTGTGCATTCATCGGGAGCTTGATGCTTTCAGGATGCAGTTTGTTAGACATAGACCCTGATAATGTCGTTCCATCTGAGTCTGCTTTTGATGATGTAAAATACTATCAACAGGCTTTGAACTACGTTTACAGAAGTCTTGCAGATGCCAATAGCAATATGCAAATGACTGATTTTGCATCTGATGATTTTGGTAAAGCATACGAAGGGTATTCTCCAAGTAACTACTACGTATTCAAATGGGATTATTCCTCACAACCGGAACCACATATTTGGGCATCTCAGTATAGTTTGATTTCCAAAATGAATGTGTTAAGTGACAACTATTCAATTGTTCCTGTACCTACAGAGGAAGAAAGAGTACAAAGAGATCAAATTTATGCTCAAGCAATTGCTTTGAGGGCTTGGTCTTTCTTCAACTTGGTTCAATTATATGCCCCTCGTTATGATGGTACAAACGGACAAGAGTTAGGAATTCCATTAAAACTTAAGTTAGATAGAGAATACTTACCTCAATCACCTTTGGAAACTGTTTATGGGCAAATTATTTCAGATTTGGAGAAGGCTGAAAGCATATTTGTAGAAACAAGCTTTACACCTTTAGCCGCAGATGAGGAGTTTGTATTTGGACTAGATGCTGTAAGAGCGTTGAAAGCAAGAGTAGCCTTATTTATGGGTGATTTGGAGATGGCAAAAGAAAGTGCAAAATCTTTCATTGATCGTTCCTTTTTATCCAAAGAAGAATACGAAAAGTTGTGGAAGGATATTGAAAGTAGCGAAAATCAAGAAGTGATTTTCATGACTTATGACTTGAGTGATACAGATGAAGCTCAGTATTTGGATTATCAAGAAATGTATGAATTCAATAGTGTGAGTTTAGCTACGGATCTACTGCTTTTGTTTGAAGATAGTGACATCAGAAAATACCCAGAGTATATCAATGATATCAATATGCCTTCAAAGTACCGTATTGATTATCAAACTACTCTAGATCAGAACTTGAACTACAAACACTTCCGTTTAGCCGAGCAGTATTTGATTTATGCAGAAGCTGTATTGGATACAAATCCATCGGAGGCACTAAAAGTAGTGAATACTTTACGAGAAGCTCGTGGAGCTAGTTTGTACGCTACGATTGATCTTAAAAAAATAATGAATGAACGCCGTTTGGAGTTGTTTTCAGAAGGTTTACGCTTCTATGATTTGAAACGTATTTCTGAACGTCTGAACATAACCGTTGAACGTTCTAGCGGAGAATTGTTAGTACCTGGTTCAAAACTTTACAACTGGGATATTCCTTTGGTAGAGACGAATTCAAACCCTTATATAGACTAG